GCTCATCAAAGGGCCTTAAGACTAATGTACACTTACGGGCTATGGAGCTATAACTACTATGAAGTGTTCGAGTGGGGTGCATTATGGGGCAATCCCGATCTTGGCATGATTGCGCCGGTGCCTCCGCCATTAACCGTAACTTTACCTGATGGCGTACCCGAATATATTGCTCCGGGGGTCCCAACCTCGATTATTGTCCGGATTGTCGAAGGCTGTGAATCTTATGTCTCCGGTTCGGGAATGATTTACTACCGCTTTGATGAGGGAACATTCCAGATATCTTTGCTAACACCGCTTGGTGGTGATCTATATGAAGCGGTCTTGCCTTTAGCATCTTGCGATGATGTGCCGGAATTTTATTTCAGCGCTGAGGGCGACAGCGGGTCGGTAATCGTCAATCCTGTCAGCGCGCCTGATACATGCTATTCCGCTGAAGTTGGCACGCTGGTTATTTATTGGGAAGATAATTTCGAGACCGACCAAGGCTGGACTGTTAGCGGTGATGCCGTAGATGGTCATTGGAACAGGGGTATACCGGTTGGCGGTGGCGAACGAGGCGACCCACCCGCCGATTACGATGGTTCCGGTCAGTGCTGCCTTACTGATAACGAATATGGCAACTCGGATGTTGATTATGGCACTACTTATCTGCATTCGCCTACCATTGATTTAAGCGAAGGCGATGGCATTATAAGCTATGCATTATGGTACACTAACAATTATGGAGAAAATCCAAATCAAGATCTGTTTAAAGTCTGGGTGTCAAATGATGATGGCCTGAATTGGTCGCTTGCCGAAACAATTGGTCCGGTATCCAGCGCTGGCTGGACAGAACATTCTTTCACTGTTGGAGATTTTGTAACCCCAACTGACCAGATTAAAGTCCGCTTTGAAGCCTCCGACCTTGATTACGGGTCTGTTGTTGAAGCCGGCATTGATGCATTTTTTGTGAAGATGCTTGAATGTGAAGACCTCGGCTATGCTTATTTACCCGGCGATGCGAATATGTATAATGCCATCTGGGCGCCAACCGTTTTGGGCAACGATGTAACATATTTAGTTAACTTTTTCAGAGGACGACTCACATCACCGCCATGCCTGCTCGATGGTTTCTGGTGCTCGGCTGATATTAATGGCGATTGCCAAATTGTCGGCAGTGATGTTATCAGGTTAGTGAATTATTTCAGAGGTTCAAGCGATGTGGAATACTGCCCCGATTATGAACCATTATGGCTGACACCTGATGACATTCCCGCAGAGATGCCTGACGGCTGGCCGGGATGCGAAACGGTTGCTGCAGGCAAGATTATTCCTACCGGGATGATTGATAAATAATAATCTCTTGATACTAAAAAAATACACCGACCCCGTCATATTTGCAGGATACTGGCGAGGTCGGTTTTTTTCATCGCATGTACTGTCAGGTCACAGTACCTGACAGCATAACGTCAGATAGGCGCACTCCGTGGTTGGTGTACGTCCTCGTGCACCAACATACTGTCGGTAGGAGTACCCGACAGCACAATACAAAACCTGAACAGCCGCAATTACTATTGACATCCTTAATTCGGCACATTACATTCAAATCTTAAAGTACTGCAAAAATCGGTACAGTAGAAAATTATGAAAGTTTACACCGACAATACCGCTTTCGCTGACCAAATCCTCCCAACCGAGTCTCGTCATTGGTTTGCCTCCAAATCGACATTAAAAAACAATATCAAATCGCTTGCAGAATACTTATTCCGGGATAAATCATTTCAGGAATCAGATATCAATTCGCAATTGTTATGGAAACAGATGTTTATTGTTGAATCCGCATCGCGGTCCCAATATGATATATTAATTGACCTGTCTCAAAAAAATATTCGGCTTGAACATGGAATATTATGCTTAGCAGGCAGGGGACAGGATTTTCACGGCTTTAGAGACCGTCACTGGGAAGCCCCAGCTGGAAATATCTACCTCTCTGCTTATTATTCGCCCTGCCAGCCGGTTGAAAATTTTGGCGCTGGTTTTATGGTTTTGACTGCTGTTTCGGTGATTGATACATTAGATTGCATTCCTGAAATTCAAGGCAAAGCGATGATTAAATGGGTAAACGATATTTTTATCGATAATTCTAAAATATGCGGCGTTTTGGCCTACACTCAGGCTGAGGGGAAAAAAGTTGCCGGAGTAATATTAGGTATCGGCCTAAATGTGAAAACCACGCCTGAAGTTAAAGCCAATCCGTTTGTGCCAAAAACTGCTTCATTGGTTGATTTTTGCCCAAATAGGGAATATTGCAGCCGGCAATATATACTGGGAAAGCTAATGGAATCGCTTGATAACAACTACCGCCTTTTGATTAATGGCGGCTATAAAACATTGCTCGAACGCTATCGTCAACGATCGCTGGCTATTGGCCGCAAAGTTGATGTTTGCTTAGATGTCCCGAGTCCTGATATAAAGATAATCGCTAACGGCAGGGTAACCGGTATCGGCGACAATTTGGAGCTTTATATTGAGGATTTTGATCGGCCGGTTGTTCGGGGAAGACTAATATTGAAAAATTAAATTAGCTCTTGATAATTTAAAAATAGTAGCTTATCATGAGTATTGATTTTTGAAAGTAACAAACAACAGCTGCGGCTGTTTTTTTAAGGACTGATTTATGTCAGCAAGCAGGGATATAATTGCTAACCAATGTTTTATGTTGGAAGTTTATATTTTTATATCTGGTTATATTTGTGTAAATGGCAGTTTGTTGTGCTGCTATAATGGGACAATTTAGAATCTCTTTTTGGTGAAACAAATTCTAATTTATTTGGAGGAATAATGATAACCAAGGAAGAAGCTTTAAGATATCATAGTAAAGGACGAAAAGGGAAAATTGAAGTTAATTCCACTAAACCATGTGTGACCCAGCTGGATTTATCTTTGGCTTATACGCCCGGAGTGGCCGAGCCTTGCTTGGTGATAAAAAAAGATCCTGATAAGGTTTTTGAGTATACCGCCAAAGCTAATTTGGTAGCCGTAGTTACAAATGGTACAGCTGTGTTAGGTCTTGGCAATATAGGTCCGCTTGCCGGTAAACCGGTTATGGAGGGAAAAGGTGTTCTGTTTAAAAGATTTGCCGATGTGGATGTTTTTGATATAGAACTTGATGTTACAGACCCGGAAGAGTTTATCAATATTGTAAAGAGATTAGAGCCGACTTTTGGCGGTATTAACCTGGAAGATATCAAGGCTCCTGAGTGTTTTCAGATTGAGCAGGCTTTAAAAGAATTGATGGATATTCCGGTCTTTCATGATGACCAACATGGAACAGCGATAATTTCGGGTGCGGCTCTTATCAATAGCTGTGAAGTTACCGGCAAAGATGTTGGCAGTATAAAAGTAGTATTTAACGGTGCTGGCGCTGCTGGAATTGCATGTGCCAAACATTATGTTAATCTTGGAGTTAAGCGCGAAAATATCGTCATTTGTGATTCAAAAGGTGTTATTTATAAAGGCAGACCGAAGGGAATGAATAAATATAAGGAGGAGTTTGCTTCAGATACCGATGCTCGAACTCTTGGGGATGCCTTAAATGGTGCCGATGTATTTTGCGGCGTTTCGGTAGCTAATGTAGTCAGTCAGGATATGGTTCGTTCGATGGCTAAATCGCCGATGATTTTTGCTATGGCTAATCCTGATCCTGAAATTACTTATCCTGAAGCTAAAGCGGCGCGGGATGATGTAATCATGGCTACAGGCCGTTCCGATTACCCCAATCAGGTTAATAACGTCCTTGGTTTTCCATTTATTTTCCGAGGCGCTTTAGATGTGAGAGCTACTAAGATTAACGAGGAAATGAAAATTGCGGCCACAAAAGCTCTGGCAAACCTTGCTAAAGAACCTGTTCCCGAATCCGTTAAAGTTGCTTATGGAGGAGTATCGCTAAATTTCGGTAAGGACTATATTATTCCCAAACCTTTCGATCCGCGAGTGTTATTGTGGGAATCAAAAGCTGTAGCTGAAGCGGCTATGAAAACAGGCGTTGCTCGACATCAAATAGACCCTGACAAGTATTTGATGAGACTTGAATCGCTTCTCGGACGTTCACGGGCTGTGATGCGCACAGTTATTAATTACAGCCGCAAGCAGACTAAGCGAATTGTTTTCCCTGAAGGCGAAAACAAAAAAATACTCTATGCGGCGAAAAGCATTTATAAAGATAAAATTGGTATTCCTATTCTATTAGGAGATATCGATCTTATTAATGAGCGCGCCCGCAGTCTTGGAATTGATCTTGAGGGAGTTGAACTTATCGATCCTAAACGTTCTGACTCCTCGAAAAAATATGCAGAAAAACTCCACCAACTCTGCCGCCGACAAGGAATGACAGAACTTGATTCATTGATTGACCCAATATACTTTGGTTTAATGATGCTGCATCAGGGCGATGCGGATGCTTTTGTGGCAGGGGCTACCAAACATTATCCCGATGTTTTAAGGCCTGTATTGCAGGTTTTCCCCAAAAAAAACCATAATGACCGTATTGCAGCTATGAGCCTTATGCTGCTTAAAGATAAAGTGTATTTCTTTGCCGATACTGCTGTTAACATTAAACCGTCTCCCGAACAAATTGCTGATATTGCTGTTGTTTGCGCGCATCAGGTTCGTTTGCTCGGTATTAATCCGAGGGTCGCTTTGCTTTCTTACAGCAACTTCGGCTCAGCTAAAGGTAAACTTTCAACTAAAATGCAAAAAGCGGTACAGCTGATTCATGAAATTGATCCAGATTTGGAAGTTGACGGCGAGATGCAGGCTGATACCGCGGTTGATGCTGATATTCTGAAAAAAACATATCCGTTTTCTGATTTGAAAAAACCGGCGAATGTGCTTATATTCCCCGACTTGCAATCTGGAAATATTGCCTATAAATTGGTTCAACGATTGGGTGGCGCCGAGATTATCGGTCCCCTTATTTTAGGTTTGGAAAAACCGATTCAGCTTCTGCAGGTTGGTTCATATACTGTACGTGATATTATCCATCTGGCAGCTTATGCCGCTATGGAAGCTCAAGGTGTGTTCCAAAAAGAACTTTTTGACTCTGCCGTCATAGATGAATAGAGGCAAGGCCGTTTGACTTTACAACATTTAAAAGCGCGTCGGTTGACCAATGTAATTGAATCGGGAATTACGGCTGGCTGGATAGGATTTTCAGATAACTTTTAAATGTACGCGATGTGCTATTTATATGCTGTCAGAAGCTGTTTCTGACAGCATATTCGGACTGTTAACAAGGCCTACCCCGCCTGGCTTACGGAGTAGTTTATTTAAATAGGGGCTAATAATTTTCGATTATCAATATAACCACTTAATAGTCGGAGCTTTTCAGCTCCGATTTTTTCGTGGCGTTTAAATAATTTTCAAGCAACTCCGGCAATTTTAACCTTGTTTTAAAAAGAGACTTAGAGTATATTGATAAATCTATAATAGAAACTTAGCAGTTGACGTATATCCGTATGCGCCAACGGAAATTAATAAGGAGGAATGTAATTTTGATGCAGTTTTTAGCAATGGCTCAATCAAGCGGCGGTGGAGGAGGCAATCCGTTAATTGCCTTAGCCCCGTTTATCCTGATTTTCGTGATTTTTTACTTTTTCATGATTCGCCCCCAGCAAAAAAAGCAGAAACAAACTAAAGAAATGCTGGCATCCATTAAAAAAGGCGATAAAGTTGTTACCAATAGCGGGATGTTTGGCATTATTTGGGGGATTGACGACAAAGAAAATAAAGTTGTCGTAAAATTTGGCGATGATTTAAAAATCGAGTTTCTTAAAAGCTCAATAGCAGGCAAGGTAGAATAAAATCGTGACTAAAATTCTCCCAATAAATATTTATGGCGATGAAATCCTCCGTAAAACATCGGAGAAAATTGACAACATTGATGGCAAATTAGTTGATTTGCTTAAATCGACCATACTTACTATGAAAAAAGGCAAGGGTCTCGGTTTGGCGGCAAATCAGGTCGGCATCAACAAATGCTTTTATGCTATCGACTTATCCTATTTCGATGTTGTCAAAGAGCCTATTGTTATAATCAACCCTGAAATCGTCGAGGTTTCCGGCTCTGAAATCGGCGAAGAGGGCTGTCTATCGTTTCCGGGATTGTTTATTGATGTTGAACGTTCGGAAAAAGCCACAGTTGCCGGCTTGGATATTGACGGCAATGAATTTATCCTTGAGGGTAAGGGATTGCTGGCGCGCGCGCTGCTCCATGAATTAGACCATCTTAACGGCAAATTATTTATTGACCGAATATCGAAATTAAAACGAGGACTATTAAAAGGTAAGCTCAAAAGAATCAAGGCTGGTGAGAAAGTTTAATGCGTCTTGTTTTTATGGGAACTCCCAAATTTGCTGTTGAATCGCTAAAACGGCTTAATTCATCAAAGCATGAAATGCTCGCTGTTGTTACCTCGCCGGATAAACCCAGAGGACGGGGGCGAAAAGTAAGCCCTACTGCTGTAAAAAAGCAGGCTATAGAAATGGGATTGCCTTTATTACAGCCTGACAATTTAAAAGATGATAAATTTATTTCAGAACTTAAACAGATTAACCCGGATTTAATAACGGTTGCGGCATTCAGGATATTGCCGGAGGTTGTGTACGGCTTGCCCCGATATGGGTCAATAAATATTCATGCCTCGCTTTTGCCCGCCTATAGAGGAGCAGCGCCTATTAATTGGGCGCTTATCAACGGCGAGGAAAAAACCGGACTGACAACCTTTTTCCTTAAAAAGCAGGTGGATACAGGTGATATTCTTCTTCAGCGCGAGGTTGCAATAACCCCTGATGATGATTTCGAAAGCCTGCATGCTAAAATGATGATAGAAGGCGCAAAATTATTGCTTGATACGGTCAATGGCATTGAGGATGATAGCCTTAAGCCGTATCCTCAAGGCAATCAACAGGCAATAAAAGCGCCCAAATTAACACCCGAAACCGGTCTTATTGACTGGAATCAACCGGCGTATAAAATAAGAAACCTGATTCGAGGGTTGTCGCCTTATCCCGGCGCTTACTGTTTTTGGAATCAGAAAAAATTGACTATTTTAGAAGTAGAAATAATTGCTAAAAACACCGATTACAATACAGGCGAAGTGATAGAGTCAAATCCGAAGAAGGGGTTTGTAATCGCCTGCAGCGAGGATGCTTTATTTATAACAAGATTAAAACCACAGGGCAAAAAAGCGTTGGGTTCAGCCGAATTCGTACGAGGATATCATGTCAAAGCAGCAGACAGATTTACCAACCAGCGGTAAATTAATAAAAGAAATATTCGTAAACGAAACAGAACATGAAACTCGTATAGCTATCAAAGAGAACAATAAACTGGTTGAACTTTTTATCGAACGGCCGGAACATGAAAGACTGGTTGGCGATATTTATAAGGGACGAGTAACCTCTATCCTGCCCGGCATTCAAGCGGGATTTGTTGATATTGGCATAGAAAAAGCCGCCTTCCTTCATTTATCCGACATGTCCGACCATAAAGGCGAATCGAGTATATTATCCGATCTTGATTTCTTCGATGAGGATGGCGTGGAAATGCCTTCCCGCTCCAAACATCGAAGAAATATGTCCATAACAGAAGTCTTGAAAAAAGACCAGGAATTGCTGGTTCAGGTAATCAAGGAGCCAATTGCCAATAAAGGCTCACGTATTACAACAGAGATATCTTTGCCCGGACGATATATAGTACTTATTCCTGGCGCCCATCATATTGGCGTATCCAGAAAAATTTCCTCATATGCCGAAAAAAGGCGTTTAAAGAAAATTGCCGAAGAATTCCTGCCGGAAAACTTCGGGATGATTATCAGGACTGTTGCCGAGGGTAGAAACCGTAAGGATTTTGCCGCCGACATCAAGCTTTTGACCAAGCTCTGGAAAAAGATGAAAAAACGCGTTGATAGCGCCAAAGCTCCAGCTTTAGTTCATAAAGATATTGAAATGACCACTGGTATTATCAGAGACCTTTTTACGCCTGATGTGAATAGGGTTGTAATTGACAATAAAAAGAAATATAAGAAATTCCTGTCATACTTGCGGGAAGTGGCTCCTCAGCTTAAAGACAGAGTGGAATTATATTCCGGCGATAAGCCGTTGTTTGATTATACGAATATCGAAAACGAAATAGAAAAGATGTTTAATCGCAAATACTGGCTCAGAAAGGGTGGCTCTATCGTTATTGATCAAACGGAAGCTTTGGTTACAATTGATGTTAACACCGGACGCTTTAAGGGCAAAAAAGCCGAGGATGCCATTTTCCAGACTAATATCGAGGCGGCGCAAGAAATTGCCCGTCAAATAAGGCTTAAGGATATTGGCGGCATACTCATTATCGATTTTATAGATATGGAAAAAAGAGATAATCGCCGCAGAGTATTTGAAGAGTTTAAAAATGCTCTGAAAAATGACCGTTCACAGACTTATATTTCATCTATTTCCGACTTGGGCTTGATTGAAATGACTCGCCACCGCATTCGACCCTCGCTTATGCAGACATTGTCTGACCCCTGCCCGGTTTGTTCCGGTGCGGGACGCGTATTATCTAAAGAATCGATGGCTATAAAGATTGAACGCTGGTTTAAGAGAGCTTCAGCAGATAGAGGCAAAGCCCACTATCAACTAATAGCCTCTCCTCAGATTATTGAACTGTTAACAGAGAATGGCGCTAATAGAATTGAGGAAATAGAACGTCGGCAAAAGATTATGATCGATATTATTAGGGATACGGCTCTCCACCCCGAGGAATTTCATGTAATCGATGTAAAAAACGAAACTGATGTAACTGAAAAATATATGATGTAAGGAAGCTATATGCTTAGTTATGATTACACTCCCCATTTGCTTGAAGTTGCCCGATTAATGGAACTGGCGGCGCGAACTGCGCCAAAATCCAAAGGGGAAGATTATGTGGAAGTTATGACTATTTCAGGCGAAGCTATCAAGAAATTCGCCGATGATATGATAAGTTTTGGCGTTAGAACCGGTAAGAAAGATTTTGACCGGGACGCTAAAAACATTGAAAAATCGCCCGTCATTGTTTTTATCGGGCTTAAAAATGCCACCACTCTCGGACTTAACTGCAGCGCTTGTGGTTTTTCAACCTGCGCCGATTTGGAAAAAGCCCCTAAAACCAATGTTGAATTTAGCGGCCCGATTTGCGTTTTGCGGCAGCTTGATTTTGGCATCGCGCTTGGCTCGGCGGTTAAAACAGCTCAGATGATGAATGTGGACAATCGAATAATGTACCGCTGCGGTGTAGTGGCTAAACAAACCGGTTTGGTTGATTGGGATATTGTTATGGGAATTCCACTTTCGGCTGCCGGTAAGAATATCTATTTTGACAGAGAAATAAAAAAGTAAAGCGAACTTTTTAGAATCTAAAAAGTTAAAAATGTTTGAATTGAAAGTAAAGAACTTGACCAAGAGCAGATTTTGTTTATATATATGTTTTAACAAAAGGAGATTTCGATGCGTGCAATAATTGAAAGCGGCGGGATGCAATTCCCAATTGAACAAGAAGCTGTTATTCAAGTCCCAAAACTGAATGTTGAGGCAGGTCAGAAGTGTGAATTCGATAAAGTACTGCTTGTTAGCGGCGATAATAAATTTGCAGTTGGCAAACCCTATATTGATGGCGCAAGTGTCAAGGGTGAAGTGCTGTCGCATGGCAAGTCTGACAAAGTAAAGGTTTTTAAGTTTAAAAGGCGCAGAAAATACAGAAAAACAACCGGTCATAGGCAGCAATATACTGAAGTTAAAATTCTAAATATTTCAGCTTAGTTTATGAAGCGAATTAGTTTCGTTATAATAGCATTATTATTCACCGCAAATATTGCCCAATCTGCGGTTGAGGATTATTACGGCAAAGCCATTGTCTCGGTGAAGCTTTCGGAAACGTATGCTGCTGACAGCTTCTTAGTATATAACAGCTCGGGCTTGGTGCCGGGAGAAATTCTTACCGGCGCTATGCTTCAGGATGCTGTAAAAAAAATATACGCCTTGGGCATATTTTCCGATGTTGCGATTACCGGCGAGCTTGTCTCCGGCGGTGTGAATCTTTTTATTAATGTTGTGCCGTATCCGCGTGTTTCCAAAATCCAATTCAAAGACAACAATAAGATTAAAGATAAAACACTAAAAAAAGAACTAACTATTAATGAGGGGCGCATAATTTCACCGGGGGCTATTAAAACAAATGTCAGCAGAATAAAAAAGCTTTACGAAGAAAAAGGCTACTTAATGGCGGTTGTCGAATCTGATATTGTTCCCGATGATGACAACCCTGATAAAGCTGTACTTACGTTTATTATTGAAGAAGGCAGCAAAGTTAAGGTTAGAGATATCACATTTTTCGGCAATGAAAATTTTACCGATAACAAGCTCAGGTCAAAGATTTCGACAAAGAAAAAATCTTTCTTCCGGACGGGTACTTTCGATAGAGAAAAATATCGCGAGGATAAGGGTAAAATTATTGATTTTTATAAAAATGAAGGCTATATCGACGCGGTTATTATTGCCGATTCTATAATATATGCCGATGATTCAAGGATGCAGTATTCTGTATTCGCAGGCACTACTTATGTTGAAAAACCTGATATATTTATCAAGATATATATCGATGAGGGCAAGCGCTATTATTTCGGTAATTTCACATGGGAAGGCAACGAGATATTTGACGACAACAAGCTAAGCGCAATTTTCAAAGTGAAAGAGGGGGAGAAGTATAATCAGGAAAAATATGATAATATGCTTTTCAAAATATATGAAATGTATCAGGATGAAGGCTATTGGTATGTCCAGATAGATGAGAACAAAACTCCCCGTGATAAAATACTTGATGTTCATTTCACATTGGTCGAAAATCAAGCGGTGTCCGTTAGGATGATTCATATCGAGGGCAATACTAAAACCAAAGATAAAGTTATCCGTCGGGAATTGAAAATCAAACCAAACCAGATATTCAAAAGATCGATACTCGGACGGTCGCTTCGGGAAGTTATGATGCTGAACTTTTTTGGCAATGTAACGCCGGATTGGACAATCTTGGATAACGGCGATATTGATCTGATTATTAAAGTCGAGGAAAAACCAACAGGTCAATTTAATGTAGGGACCGGGTATTCTCAATCGGATGGATTTGTGGGCACATTCGGAATAGGCTGGCCAAATTTCCTTGGCGGCGGTCAAACATTAACTTTCAATTCCGATTATGGAAATAGGCGAAAAACTTTCAACCTAAGCTATTACGATCCATGGTTTTTAGATACTCCAACTTTCGTCGGCGGAAGTGTATATGTTCAGGAAAGAGATGAGAGATCGCGCTATTATTTCACCGAACAGAAACGCGGTGGAAGTATCAGGATTGGCCGTAGATTGCGCTGGCCGGATAATTATTTTAAAATATTCTCAAGCTATAGGCTTGAGGAAGTTAAATATTATAGTTTTAGCAGTAATGAAATCGATACGTCATCTTCAATTTATCAAGACCCGGGACCTCATACCAAATCGGTTCTAAGCCTAACTATCGAAAGAGATTCCCGAGATTTAGCGATGTTTCCCACTAAGGGCGCCTCAATATACTGGACAGGCGAACTTGGCGGCACTTTCCTTCGGGGAGATTGGGATTTTTACAAACATACTA
The Candidatus Zixiibacteriota bacterium DNA segment above includes these coding regions:
- a CDS encoding biotin--[acetyl-CoA-carboxylase] ligase, whose protein sequence is MKVYTDNTAFADQILPTESRHWFASKSTLKNNIKSLAEYLFRDKSFQESDINSQLLWKQMFIVESASRSQYDILIDLSQKNIRLEHGILCLAGRGQDFHGFRDRHWEAPAGNIYLSAYYSPCQPVENFGAGFMVLTAVSVIDTLDCIPEIQGKAMIKWVNDIFIDNSKICGVLAYTQAEGKKVAGVILGIGLNVKTTPEVKANPFVPKTASLVDFCPNREYCSRQYILGKLMESLDNNYRLLINGGYKTLLERYRQRSLAIGRKVDVCLDVPSPDIKIIANGRVTGIGDNLELYIEDFDRPVVRGRLILKN
- a CDS encoding NADP-dependent malic enzyme; the protein is MITKEEALRYHSKGRKGKIEVNSTKPCVTQLDLSLAYTPGVAEPCLVIKKDPDKVFEYTAKANLVAVVTNGTAVLGLGNIGPLAGKPVMEGKGVLFKRFADVDVFDIELDVTDPEEFINIVKRLEPTFGGINLEDIKAPECFQIEQALKELMDIPVFHDDQHGTAIISGAALINSCEVTGKDVGSIKVVFNGAGAAGIACAKHYVNLGVKRENIVICDSKGVIYKGRPKGMNKYKEEFASDTDARTLGDALNGADVFCGVSVANVVSQDMVRSMAKSPMIFAMANPDPEITYPEAKAARDDVIMATGRSDYPNQVNNVLGFPFIFRGALDVRATKINEEMKIAATKALANLAKEPVPESVKVAYGGVSLNFGKDYIIPKPFDPRVLLWESKAVAEAAMKTGVARHQIDPDKYLMRLESLLGRSRAVMRTVINYSRKQTKRIVFPEGENKKILYAAKSIYKDKIGIPILLGDIDLINERARSLGIDLEGVELIDPKRSDSSKKYAEKLHQLCRRQGMTELDSLIDPIYFGLMMLHQGDADAFVAGATKHYPDVLRPVLQVFPKKNHNDRIAAMSLMLLKDKVYFFADTAVNIKPSPEQIADIAVVCAHQVRLLGINPRVALLSYSNFGSAKGKLSTKMQKAVQLIHEIDPDLEVDGEMQADTAVDADILKKTYPFSDLKKPANVLIFPDLQSGNIAYKLVQRLGGAEIIGPLILGLEKPIQLLQVGSYTVRDIIHLAAYAAMEAQGVFQKELFDSAVIDE
- the yajC gene encoding preprotein translocase subunit YajC, producing MQFLAMAQSSGGGGGNPLIALAPFILIFVIFYFFMIRPQQKKQKQTKEMLASIKKGDKVVTNSGMFGIIWGIDDKENKVVVKFGDDLKIEFLKSSIAGKVE
- the def gene encoding peptide deformylase; translated protein: MTKILPINIYGDEILRKTSEKIDNIDGKLVDLLKSTILTMKKGKGLGLAANQVGINKCFYAIDLSYFDVVKEPIVIINPEIVEVSGSEIGEEGCLSFPGLFIDVERSEKATVAGLDIDGNEFILEGKGLLARALLHELDHLNGKLFIDRISKLKRGLLKGKLKRIKAGEKV
- the fmt gene encoding methionyl-tRNA formyltransferase — its product is MRLVFMGTPKFAVESLKRLNSSKHEMLAVVTSPDKPRGRGRKVSPTAVKKQAIEMGLPLLQPDNLKDDKFISELKQINPDLITVAAFRILPEVVYGLPRYGSINIHASLLPAYRGAAPINWALINGEEKTGLTTFFLKKQVDTGDILLQREVAITPDDDFESLHAKMMIEGAKLLLDTVNGIEDDSLKPYPQGNQQAIKAPKLTPETGLIDWNQPAYKIRNLIRGLSPYPGAYCFWNQKKLTILEVEIIAKNTDYNTGEVIESNPKKGFVIACSEDALFITRLKPQGKKALGSAEFVRGYHVKAADRFTNQR
- a CDS encoding Rne/Rng family ribonuclease, translated to MSKQQTDLPTSGKLIKEIFVNETEHETRIAIKENNKLVELFIERPEHERLVGDIYKGRVTSILPGIQAGFVDIGIEKAAFLHLSDMSDHKGESSILSDLDFFDEDGVEMPSRSKHRRNMSITEVLKKDQELLVQVIKEPIANKGSRITTEISLPGRYIVLIPGAHHIGVSRKISSYAEKRRLKKIAEEFLPENFGMIIRTVAEGRNRKDFAADIKLLTKLWKKMKKRVDSAKAPALVHKDIEMTTGIIRDLFTPDVNRVVIDNKKKYKKFLSYLREVAPQLKDRVELYSGDKPLFDYTNIENEIEKMFNRKYWLRKGGSIVIDQTEALVTIDVNTGRFKGKKAEDAIFQTNIEAAQEIARQIRLKDIGGILIIDFIDMEKRDNRRRVFEEFKNALKNDRSQTYISSISDLGLIEMTRHRIRPSLMQTLSDPCPVCSGAGRVLSKESMAIKIERWFKRASADRGKAHYQLIASPQIIELLTENGANRIEEIERRQKIMIDIIRDTALHPEEFHVIDVKNETDVTEKYMM
- the rplU gene encoding 50S ribosomal protein L21, with product MRAIIESGGMQFPIEQEAVIQVPKLNVEAGQKCEFDKVLLVSGDNKFAVGKPYIDGASVKGEVLSHGKSDKVKVFKFKRRRKYRKTTGHRQQYTEVKILNISA
- the bamA gene encoding outer membrane protein assembly factor BamA; protein product: MKRISFVIIALLFTANIAQSAVEDYYGKAIVSVKLSETYAADSFLVYNSSGLVPGEILTGAMLQDAVKKIYALGIFSDVAITGELVSGGVNLFINVVPYPRVSKIQFKDNNKIKDKTLKKELTINEGRIISPGAIKTNVSRIKKLYEEKGYLMAVVESDIVPDDDNPDKAVLTFIIEEGSKVKVRDITFFGNENFTDNKLRSKISTKKKSFFRTGTFDREKYREDKGKIIDFYKNEGYIDAVIIADSIIYADDSRMQYSVFAGTTYVEKPDIFIKIYIDEGKRYYFGNFTWEGNEIFDDNKLSAIFKVKEGEKYNQEKYDNMLFKIYEMYQDEGYWYVQIDENKTPRDKILDVHFTLVENQAVSVRMIHIEGNTKTKDKVIRRELKIKPNQIFKRSILGRSLREVMMLNFFGNVTPDWTILDNGDIDLIIKVEEKPTGQFNVGTGYSQSDGFVGTFGIGWPNFLGGGQTLTFNSDYGNRRKTFNLSYYDPWFLDTPTFVGGSVYVQERDERSRYYFTEQKRGGSIRIGRRLRWPDNYFKIFSSYRLEEVKYYSFSSNEIDTSSSIYQDPGPHTKSVLSLTIERDSRDLAMFPTKGASIYWTGELGGTFLRGDWDFYKHTMGISYYYTPLWKLTLGLKGKWGFAKGIYDTDKDVPYADRFFPGGISYDGTIRGYDDYSIGPKNDYNNALGGRSEVIYNLEITVPIADQQFYILCFADAGNAYSTGDGLKDNFYKNFNKSAGFGFRVVAPMIGIIGFDFGWPFNGPSYKRGMQYHFQIGKGF